In a genomic window of Halobiforma lacisalsi AJ5:
- a CDS encoding universal stress protein, with protein sequence MVDPDPDPDRVLVPSMGRPREDEALAYALESFPDADVTLLAVVTPLDASLSEGGVLEREEKRREEARENATALLESIEASDRVRIETVEGRPGTVIPRHASDERIDHVVMYGHGHDTSGYVRRLLGRTVATTVVERTDEPVTVLE encoded by the coding sequence ATGGTCGATCCCGATCCCGACCCCGATCGTGTCCTCGTCCCCTCCATGGGCCGTCCCCGCGAGGACGAGGCGCTCGCGTACGCCCTCGAGTCGTTTCCCGACGCCGACGTGACGCTGCTCGCCGTCGTGACGCCGCTGGACGCGTCGCTCAGCGAGGGCGGTGTCCTCGAGCGCGAGGAGAAGCGCCGCGAGGAGGCCCGGGAGAACGCGACCGCGTTGCTCGAGTCGATCGAGGCGAGCGACCGGGTTCGGATCGAAACGGTCGAAGGCCGGCCGGGGACCGTCATTCCCCGACACGCGAGCGATGAGCGGATCGATCACGTCGTCATGTACGGCCACGGGCACGACACGTCGGGGTACGTCCGGCGACTTCTCGGACGGACCGTCGCGACGACGGTCGTCGAGCGGACCGACGAACCGGTGACTGTCCTCGAGTAG